One Nicotiana tomentosiformis chromosome 4, ASM39032v3, whole genome shotgun sequence genomic window carries:
- the LOC138909913 gene encoding uncharacterized protein has product MGAMELASYRLKEVAYSWFELWEESREEGSPPTRWSEFADAFIDHFLHTETKEARAAEFESLRQDSLSVWEYHMRFARLSKYAIYMLPTMEARVCRFIQGFSPVVINEAATSALNSEMNYGKMVVFAQAIENRKMKNIIEREGSSKARSAGNFSDSVGGGGGRSSFMGGSLGPSQSFAQSSVSEPPSGPS; this is encoded by the coding sequence ATGGGGGCAATGGAGTTGgcttcctaccgcctgaaagaggtggcatattcttggtttgaattgtgggaggagtcccgtgaagaggggagccctccgacgaggtggagtgagttcgccgatgctttcattgatcatttcttgcataCCGAGACTAAGGAagcccgtgccgctgagtttgagagctTAAGGCAAgatagcctgagtgtgtgggagtatcatatgaggtttgcgcgcctgtccaagtatgctatatacatgttgcccactatggaggctagagtatgCCGGTTTATTCAAGGCTTTAGCCCCGtggttatcaatgaggctgctacatctgccttgaattctgaaatgaactatgggaagatggtggtgTTTGCTCAAGCTATAGAGAACCGTAAGATGAAGAATATAATAGAGCGAGagggtagcagcaaggcccggtccgcgggaaATTTTAGTGATTcagttggtggtggtggtggtaggtcatcATTCATGGGAGGGTCattagggccatcccagtcttttgctcagtcttcagtcagtgaaccgccatcagggcccagtTAG
- the LOC104117900 gene encoding lysM domain-containing GPI-anchored protein 1-like: MQHFFFTIFLLLSSSCFIYQTTSKSTIEPCSNSDTCSSLVGYTLYTDLKVSEVASLFQTDPISLLTTNAIDISYPDVENHILPAKLFLKVPVTCSCVDGIFKSAFVHYKTRPSDTLSLIADTVYGGLVSADQIKEGNPSAVGSDPSVLNVGTNLWIPLPCTCFNGTDNNLPAIYMSYVVRPVDTLAGIAARYSTTLTDLMNVNALGSPAIKEDDILAIPLSACASSFPRFASDYALSVANGSYAITASHCVQCSCGPGSRNLYCMPASLAVSCSSMQCKSSNLMLGNVTVQQTGGGCNVTSCNYGGFVNGTIITTLSSSLQPRCPGPQQFPPLVVPPTSVGPDVMFAPAPSPSESGGAPMDGPHSSVVPASGSVIAFPPSGGPSGSASSACLLNPLASFPIAILLYLCVKYVISLPL, from the exons ATGCAACATTTCTTCTTCACCATATTCCTACTGTTGAGCAGCAGCTGCTTCATCtatcaaacaacctcaaaatccACCATTGAGCCATGTTCCAACTCTGATACTTGCTCTTCACTTGTTGGCTACACACTTTACACTGACCTCAAAGTTTCTGAGGTGGCCTCACTCTTTCAAACTGACCCAATCTCTCTTCTCACTACCAATGCTATTGATATCTCATACCCTGATGTTGAAAACCACATACTTCCAGCTAAATTGTTCCTTAAAGTTCCTGTTACATGTTCTTGTGTTGATGGGATCTTTAAGTCTGCTTTTGTACATTACAAGACTAGGCCTTCAGATACTTTGTCTTTGATTGCTGACACTGTATATGGTGGTCTTGTTTCTGCTGACCAGATTAAGGAAGGGAATCCTAGTGCTGTTGGTTCTGATCCTTCAGTGCTTAATGTTGGGACTAACCTTTGGATTCCACTTCCTTGCACTTGCTTTAATGGGACTGACAATAATCTGCCTGCTATTTATATGTCATATGTTGTTAGACCTGTGGATACTCTTGCAGGGATTGCTGCTAGGTATTCCACTACTCTTACTGATCTTATGAATGTCAATGCTTTGGGCAGTCCTGCTATTAAGGAGGATGACATTCTTGCCATTCCCTTGTCTG CTTGTGCATCTAGCTTCCCAAGATTTGCCTCAGATTATGCCTTATCTGTTGCGAACGGGAGCTATGCTATTACAGCTAGCCACTGTGTGCAATGCAGTTGCGGACCAGGAAGTCGGAA TTTGTACTGCATGCCAGCTTCCTTAGCAGTTTCTTGCTCAAGCATGCAGTGCAAGAGCAGCAATCTCATGCTCGGAAATGTTACTGTACAACAAACTGGCGGTGGTTGCAATGTGACTTCTTGTAATTATGGTGGCTTTGTCAATGGAACCATCATCACTAC ATTATCCTCATCTCTTCAACCTCGATGCCCAG GACCGCAACAATTTCCTCCACTTGTTGTCCCACCTACATCGGTAGGCCCAGACGTAATGTTTGCTCCTGCTCCTTCACCTTCTGAATCTGGTGGTGCTCCAATGGATGGTCCACATTCTTCCGTGGTGCCTGCATCTGGCTCAGTTATCGCATTTCCACCTTCAGGTGGACCAAGTGGAAGTGCATCTTCTGCTTGCTTGTTGAACCCTTTAGCTAGTTTTCCAATTGCAATTCTCTTGTATCTGTGTGTGAAATATGTGATCTCACTTCCGTTATGA